A window of the Capricornis sumatraensis isolate serow.1 chromosome 9, serow.2, whole genome shotgun sequence genome harbors these coding sequences:
- the GARIN3 gene encoding Golgi-associated RAB2 interactor protein 3 → MSSECLLPYYTANSYRSMGVFNTSMGDLQRQLYKGGEYDIFKYAPMFESDFIQISKKGEVIDVHNRVRMVTVGIASTSPILPLPDVMLLARPTKVCEEHVRHARTTKGRGRKPTKTLELTRLLPLKFVKISIHDREKQQLRLKLATGRTFYLQLCPSSDAREDLFCYWEKLVYLLRPPVESCSSTPTLQTGDARILEGDKSLLTTELHRERDHDAVGLHKLGDVSGASSCAYVGGEGAYHAPHGSTTSLKSTEGGAAGTTSGLAIAGTTTSSGGGVAVAGVRAGSVGGAVSLAATRSSSTSQVSTTLAGAATKGSGESGSSKATVGAASISSEGTNLVLAGAASTSLTGVDSADSSMSVVFAGAVTTGKAAAASAEGRVVAPLVSTLQSEGYMSERDGSQKVSHPRDETRKEKKERREKKDKSSSRKSSRHRRTGEGHHRTGGDKTRKSSSHRSVSGHGNKRDDKKEKGQSGTRGKGHSPHKSGSHSSSGKEGRTARKPGKSRSSTSSGTLNRRSSKISTFFRSFRVIPGSKPMVRHDREVDFVAKTVEKCNVEAKVEKAPVGEDVEIHGTVTSEMMETIIIETKSV, encoded by the exons ATGAGCAGTGAGTGTTTGTTACCTTATTACACGGCCAACAGCTACCGTTCAATGGGTGTGTTCAATACCTCCATGGGGGACCTGCAACGACAACTGTACAAGGGAGGAGAGTATGACATTTTCAAGTATGCACCCATGTTTGAAAGTGACTTTATCCAGATCAGCAAGAAAGGAGAGGTGATTGACGTCCACAACCGCGTCCGAATGGTGACTGTGGGCATTGCATCCACCAGCCCTATCCTCCCACTACCTGATGTCATGCTCCTGGCCCGACCAACTAAAGTCTGTGAAGAGCATGTCAGACACGCCCGGACCACCAAGGGGAGAGGTCGCAAGCCCACGAAGACCCTAGAGCTCACCAGGTTGCTTCCTTTGAAGTTTGTCAAGATCTCCATCCATGACCGTGAGAAACAACAGTTGCGCCTGAAGCTTGCCACTGGCCGTACTTTTTATTTGCAGCTGTGCCCCTCTTCCGATGCTCGAGAAGACCTCTTTTGCTATTGGGAAAAGCTTGTCTATCTCCTGAGACCACCGGTAGAGAGTTGCAGCAGTACCCCGACGCTCCAAACTGGAGATGCGAGAATTCTGGAGGGTGACAAAAGCCTATTG ACCACAGAGCTCCATAGAGAAAGGGATCATGATGCTGTGGGGCTTCACAAGCTTGGTGATGTGTCGGGAGCCTCGTCTTGTGCTTATGTTGGTGGAGAGGGAGCCTATCATGCCCCCCATGGCTCAACTACATCCTTGAAAAGTACTGAAGGAGGAGCGGCAGGGACAACCTCGGGCCTGGCCATAGCAGGGACAACAACAAGCTCTGGAGGAGGCGTGGCAGTTGCAGGGGTGCGAGCAGGCTCTGTAGGAGGGGCTGTGAGCTTGGCTGCAACTAGGAGCAGCAGCACCAGCCAGGTGAGCACCACCTTGGCAGGAGCTGCCACCAAGGGTTCAGGAGAAAGCGGATCCAGCAAGGCCACTGTAGGTGCTGCCAGTATATCCTCAGAAGGCACGAACCTGGTCTTGGCAGGTGCTGCCAGCACATCCTTGACGGGGGTGGACAGTGCAGACAGCAGCATGAGCGTGGTGTTTGCAGGAGCAGTGACAACCGGCAAGGCTGCTGCTGCAAGTGCTGAAGGCCGGGTTGTAGCCCCCCTGGTCTCTACCTTGCAGAGTGAAGGCTACATGTCTGAACGAGATGGAAGCCAGAAGGTCTCCCACCCCAGGGATGAAACtcggaaggaaaaaaaggaaagaagggaaaagaaggacAAGTCTTCATCTAGGAAAAGTTCCCGTCACCGCAGAACAGGGGAAGGTCATCACAGGACAGGAGGGGACAAGACCCGGAAGTCATCCTCCCACCGGTCCGTATCAGGCCATGGAAACaagagagatgacaaaaaagaaaaagggcagAGTGGCACCAGGGGCAAAGGACACAGCCCTCACAAGAGTGGCAGCCATAGCTCATCTGGCAAGGAGGGGAGGACAGCTCGCAAACCGGGGAAAAGCAGGTCCAGCACCAGTTCAGGGACTTTAAATAGGAGATCCAGTAAGATCAGCACTTTCTTCAGAAGCTTCAGAGTCATTCCTGGTTCAAAACCAatggtcagacatgacagagaggTAGACTTTGTGGCTAAGACGGTAGAGAAATGCAACGTAGAGGCCAAGGTGGAGAAAGCCCcggttggtgaggatgtggagatcCATGGAACTGTGACATCAGAGATGATGGAGACCATCATCATTGAAACAAAATCTGTTTAA